The genomic window GAGAGCGCCTCCGGCCACTGAGAAAAACCAGAACGCGAGGGGAATGACGCTCTTTCCAGCTCTCTCACTGGAAATCCATTGCACCAGAAAACGTCCGGTGAACATAAGCTGTGCACCAAGTCCAACAATGACCCACAAGTCGAACTTGGCGACAAACGTCTCGTAAATGAAGTTGTTGATGTCTTGCAGCACTTTACACTCAATCGAGGGGTGCTTTTAGAAGCGGTGCGGGGTGGGCGCAATGAGTTTTCTGAAAGGCTCGACCTAAGTAGCTCTCGCGACCTTTGAGATCACGAAGACATGCGAAAGCGCGACGATGAGGGAAAAGAGAAGCAGCCCGAGTTCAGGGCTGTGCACCTTCTCGGGCATGTAAGTCATCATGGCCCAGATGACGGCCCGGACGGCCACCATGAATGCAACCATTCCCCACTGCGCCAATCGCTTGGGTGCGGACCATGTCGGCTTGCCATCCCGGCCCCATTGCATCGCGACGCGATCGCTCTTGATGCGCGGTTCGAAATAGAAATTGCAGGCGATCACAAAACCAACGGCGATCAGAAACACGAGATCGGCAGCTAACATCGGCAGTGCTTCTCTCTATTAGTCGCTATGAGGTGCAAGCTTGTCCTCATTCGATGGCGGAAGAGGCTCTGCCTCTGGATCGATGTAGCGATGCATCAAAAGCAATCGAACGAAGTAAACGCTGCCGATTGTGAAGAACACAAAAGAGACGATGTGCATATAGGCCAAGTAAACGAACACGTCCGGAGCATCAGAGTAGCTGATCCATACGCTGGGTTCGAACCTTGATGCCGCGAAAAGCTGCCCGCTCACGTACCACTCGTAAAGCGACCAGCCCGAAAACAATGCCATGGTCAGCCCGAAGAATGTCAGCCAAAGCACGCTGCGCTTTGTCATCACGAGCAGGCCATTTATCTTGGGTGGCAAGTCCGGGATCTTATAGCTGCTCAACTGGCAGACCCTTCATCATTCGAATCCTGTGCTGCCAGTGTCGGCGAAACATCAGTGCGGATCTCATTATAGAATTGGAAAGTCGCTCAAGGGAGCCGCTTGACTCACCCATAACCATCCAGTTATACGTCAATCCATAACCATTGAGTTATCGATTGATCGATGTCCGACGTTCAAGACATACTGTTCAGAACCCTGGCCGATCCGACGCGGCGGGCGATCTTTGAGCGCTTGTGCCACGATGGCGAACAGACGGTCGGCGCGTTGACGGCGCGGGCGGGGGTTTCGCAGCCGGCGGTCTCGAAGCACCTTGGTGTGCTGAAGCAGGCCGGGCTCGTGCGCGATCGCCACGAAGGACGGCAGACCCACTACAGCGCCCAGCTCAATGCGCTCACCCCGCTGATTGACTGGGCCAGACAATTGCCCGGCTTCTGGGAGAACAAGCTCGACGGCCTCGAAGATCTGCTGGCGAGGATGGACCAATGAGCAAGCGAGCGACCAAGCCGCGCAGCGCTGTTGAGACGCGCGCCGTGGTTGCCAAGAGGACGTCTACCAAGCGCACCTCGAAGATATCGGTGAAGGCTGCGAAGAAAGTTAGCGCGACGCGTACCGTTGCGAAGGCCGGGAAAAAGGCGAGCAAGACAGAAGCCAAGAAAACTGCGGCCAGGAAAAGCGCAAGCAAGAAAACTGCGATGAAGAAAACTTCGCGCAAGAGCGCAGTGAAATCATCCTCGCCCAATTCCACACAGCCGGTGCTGCTCTCAGGCGGCAATCCGCAGATCGCAAAGGGCTATGGCGACGCGCCAGTGCAGGCGTACATCGCCGCAATGCCGGGTTGGAAGCGCAACATTGGACGCGCGCTCGATGAGCTGGTCGTGCGCACCGTGCCGGGCGTACATAAAGCTGTGAAATGGAATTCGCCGCTCTACGGCATCGAAGGGCAGGGCTGGTTTCTCAGCCTTCATTGCTTCACGCATTACGTCAAAGTCGCGTTCTTCCGCGGCGCGTCGCTGCGCCCTGTGCCGCCCGGCGCGTCGAAGCATAAGGACGTGCGCTACCTCGATATCCGCGAAGACGATGAAATCGACGAAGCCCAGCTTAGGAGTTGGGTGAAGCAGGCGAGCGAATTGCCCGGCGAAAAAATGTAAGCGCGCCGGAAGGCGCTCAGTTCTGTGCATAATAGTAGGAGAGTTGAATATGAGCCTATGGATTCGGCAGAGCCATCGCTGGCTGTCCATGATCTTCACGCTGACCGTTGTTGCGAATTTCGTCGCGCGGATTTTTGGCGAGCCGCCCGCATGGATAACCTACTCGCCGCTGCTGCCACTGTTCCTGCTGTTGTTCAGCGGTCTCTATATGTTCGTGCTGCCTTATGTAGGCAAGCCACGGACCGCTAGCGCGCAGGAGCGAGCGCGATGATCAAGAGCGAATCCCCATCAAAGCTGATCGATGGGCGGATCAAGGAGCTGGGCGACTGGCGCGGCGAGACCCTCGCGCGTGTGCGCGCGATCATCAAGCAGGCCGATCCCGATGTGGTCGAGGAGTGGAAGTGGCGCGGCGTCCCGGTGTGGGAGCACGACGGCATCATCTGCACGGGCGAGACCTATAAGGCAGCCGTGAAGCTGACGTTTGCCAAGGGCGCGTCGCTGGACGATCCGTCAAAGCTTTTCAATTCAAGCCTCGAGGGCAACACGAGGCGCGCCATCGATATTCATGAAGGCGAGAAAATCGATGAGAAGGCGCTGAAGGCGCTCATCCGCGCCGCCATCGAACTGAACACCTCAGCACGGACCAAGAAGAAAACCGCGAAGAAGAAGGAGACGCGATGAACACCGCGACCGAAACCCTCTCCGTCGTCGTCGAACGCGACATTCCTCATGCGCCGGAAAAGATCTGGCGCGCGCTCACGCAGCCGCATCTCATTTCCGAATGGCTGATGAAGAACGACTTCGCGCCGGTGGTGGGGCATCGCTTCAATCTCAGCATGGACCCGCAACCCGCCATGCCCATCGTGCTCGATTGCGAAGTGCTGGCCATCGAGCCGCACAAGACGCTGTCCTACACCTGGGATTTTGCGAATGAGAATCCGGCCTTCGCGCTGAAGAGCGTGGTGACGTTTACGCTGACGCCGACGGAGAAGGGCACGCATTTGCGCGTGGAGCAGGCGGGCTTCCGGCCGGATCAGAAGCAGGCCTATGGCGGCGCCCGGTTCGGCTGGCAGAAATACCTCGCCAACCTTGAAGAGGTATCGGCGCAGGCTGATTGACATCTGCCGGTCATGACTCAACAGCTGCCAAACGCGCATCCATCTGCTATGAGAGCCCCGCCTTGCTAGTGTTCTGAATCCGAAGTTCGCCTCGTAATGCAGCGCATTCCGTAGCGAACTTCGACACTAGGTGGGGTTTTCATTGCGGGCGAGCGAATGAGCAGACCGATCATTGCGATGGCCAAATCATTTACAGCGAAGTCACTACTGGCCGTACTTATGATGTCGGCGCCGCTGTTGCCGAGTACAGCGGCGCATGCCGAAAGACTCGTGCAATCTCCGCTCTCGCCGCGCATGACCGGCGCTTTCATCTCGCGCTTCGCTCCGGCGGAGGCCGTCACCTGCGAGGAGCGATACCAGTCGGTCTGCGCCCGTCCGTGCACCACCTGGGCCGGCGCGCAGCCGGACTTTCAATTTTCCTACGACATCTGCGTGGCGAATTGCCCGAAGCCGATCCGTGGCACCTGCAGGTGAGGGGCGTTCCATTGTGCGCAGGACTGGGGAAGTGAGATGAACTTTGCGCCGCTCCTGGATGTTGTGGCTCCAATCCCGCTTCACGCGTTTACCGCGATGGCCGCTCTTTTCCTTGGCATCATCCAGCTCATTGCGCCGAAGGGGACGCTGCCTCATCGCGCCCTTGGCTGGGTCAGGATCGCGCTGATGCTCATCATCAGCGTGTCCTCGCTCTGGATTCACGGCGACGGCTGGAGGCTTTGGCGAAACTGGAGTCCCATTCATATCCTGTCGGTTTTCGTGCCGCTGATGCTGTTGCTTGGCGCCGCTTACGCCCACACCCACAATGTGAGAGGGCATCAGATCACGATGATTTCGATCTTCGCCGGCGCGCTTGTGATTGCGGGTATCTTCACACTCCTGCCGGGCAGGATCATGCACAAGGTCGTGTTCGGGCATTAGGCGGCCCCGCGGCGTCTCTTGTTCGCGCATTGCGCAGCGTCGCCGCTTTCACCTTGTGTTTCACACCTTTACACATCTGTTGCGCTGAAGTTTCTCTGCACAAAGAAAGTCTGCCCGGCATAGCGCTTTGGTGGTCAAATCAGGCGGGGTGTGCTTAGTGGCGCTATGCATCCCACCTCCGAACATCGCCGCGACATCGATTGGCTTCGGGCGATCGCCGTCATCACGGTGATCGGCTTTCATTTTGAAATACCCGGCTTTCGGGGCGGGTTCGTTGGCGTCGATATCTTCTTTGTGATTTCGGGCCTTCTGATCGGCCGTATCATTCAGTCGGAGCTGGCGGCAGGAACGTTCTCGTTTCTTAGCTTTTATGAGCGCCGTATCCGCCGCCTCATCCCCGCGCTGTACGTGATGCTGGTCATCGTCGCGCTAGCGGGCGGCGAGGTGCTATTCGGCTCGGAGCGATCGGATTTTGTCCGCTCCATCCTTGGCGTCGCGACCTTCACATCGAATGTGATGTTCTGGTCGCAGAGCGGATATTTCGACCGCGCATCATCGGAGAAGCCGCTGCTCCACACCTGGTCGCTCGGCATCGAAGAGCAGTTTTACATTCTGCTGCCGCTTGTTCTGTGGCTGCTGTTCCGGATTCAGAGCGTCAACATTCGCCGCGCGTGCATAGCGGCGCTGGCGGTCTGTTCGTTCCTCGTCAGTCAATGGCTTTTGAATCGCGATGCGGCTGGCGCCTTCTTCCTCATTCAGTCCCGCGCATGGGAATTGCTCGCGGGCGTCATGCTGACATGGCTGCCCGTGATGCGCCTCGGCTGGATCGCGCATCTCCTGCGTGTCGCGGGCGTGACGCTGATTACGATCGCAGTGCTGTCGTATACCCCGCGCATGGCATTCCCCGGTCTCAATGCTTTGCTGCCGGTTATTGGAGCGGCATTGTTTCTGTCAGCAGGGCCGACCTCCTTGCGCGCCCGTCCTGTCGAGCTCATCGGCCAGATGTCCTATTCGCTGTACCTCTGGCACTGGCCGATCTTCACGCTCGCAAAGCTGGGTTCGGTGACGCAGACGGTCACGGCCGCGGAGAAACTAGTTCTGTTCGCACTGCTCGCGGTGGCCGCCTCCGCTTCTTACTTTCTGATTGAACGCCGCTTCCGCTATGCGCCTATTTCGCAGCGAACTGTTTTTGTCGGCTCCGCGGCGACCACTGCGCTGCTCGTAGCGGTTGCCATTCTCGGGACAAGCAGCACGCGAACGTCCGCGCAAGCCTCCCACTCATATGAAACGCAACTTGACTCGGCATATGTCGGACGTTGCTTCGCCCAGGATTGGACGCTGGACAAACACCCGGAATGTTTTTCTTTCGATCATCGGAAGCAAGTTGCATTCTTGTGGGGCGATAGCCTTGCAGCTCAGTATTACCCGGGGCTGAGCGGCGAAGTCCCGGACGGGACAACCCTGTTATACGCAACGGGCGCCGCATGCTTCCCGACATTTAATCCGATCTTTGGACAAAAGGATTATTGCGCGCCGCTTGCAAAACAAGTCAGGACCTTCCTAAACACCGCCTCGGTCCGGCTGTTGATCATCTCGGGAGACTGGCTGACCTATAGCCAGGAAGCCGGAATCGCTAATTTCGTTTCGAATCTCAAAACGACGATCGCTCAAGTTGGCGTTCCTGTCGTCCTGATTGGTCCATCCGTTCAATTCAGAGGCCGCTTACCATCCATCCTGACCCGTGCATTTGCCCGTACCGGGAAGCTGCCAGAAACGCATGACATCATCCTGGAAGAGCTCGCGACGTTAGATCGCGATATGAAATCAGCGTTCTCGTCGGTCGAAGGCGTCACTTACATCTCTGCCCTGGACACTCTTTGTCCGCAGGGGAATTGCCGTCTCGTTGTTGGCAGCGATGTCCCGCTTGTTTGGGATCACGCCCATCTCACCGTAGAAGGCTCCAAGTACGCTGGACATCTCCTGTCACCGCCGATCTTTTCTCGGATGGTGGCAGAGCCTTAGGCCGTTTCCTTGACGATCCGCGAGGCAGAGCGCGACGTGTCGGCCGATGATGTTCCCGACACGTCTCGGTGACGTGCGGTCAGGAGGCTCCCATCATCTTATTGCGGTTTGCATCAGCGCCTTAAGAGCCCTGGCCCAATATGTTGTCAGCATCATTCACACAGCCTGTCCGGGCGGCAAAAGATGATACGTTGCACGCGGACGTAAAGCCGCTGGGCAGTCTAGCGGTCCGGTTTGTCTGAACGAAAGGTCCCGCACGATGGAAATGCCGCGTAACCGCTTCAAGGCCGCGATCAAGCAAGGCAAGTTGCAGATCGGGCTGTGGAATAGCCTCTGCAGCCCCTTTGCGACTGACGTGATTGGCGACAGCGGATTCGACTGGATCCTGCTCGACACCGAGCATGCGCCGAATGAGATCCCGAATGTAATGGCGCAGCTTCAGGCGCTCACCACCAGCACGGCGACGCCCATCGTGCGGCCGGCGTGGAACGACACGGTGTTGTTGAAGCGCGTGCTCGATATTGGGGCGCAGGCGGTGCTGGTGCCGTTCGTGCAGAACGCGGATGAGGCACGGCGGGCAGTCGCGGCGTGCCATTATCCGCCGTCGGGCGTGCGGGGCGTCACAGGTAGCGGACGCGCCAGCCGCTTCGGCCGTGTGAAGGATTATCTCAAGCAGGCTAACGATGAAATCTGCGTGCTGGTGCAGGTCGAGACGCGGGAAGCCATCGGCCATCTCGAGGAGATCGCGGCAGTGCCGGGCATCGACGGCATCTTCGTTGGCCCCGCGGACCTCGCGGCCTCCATGGGCCACATCGGCAATTCCGCGCATCCCGATGTGCAGGCAGCGATTGAAGAAGTGGTGAAGCGGCTGAAGAAAGTGGGAAAACCCGCCGGCATTCTTACGCCGAACGAGGCGGAAGCCGATCGCTACATCGAATGGGGCTACACCTTCGTGGCTGTCGGCAGCGACTTGGGCCTGTTGTCGAAGAACGCCGATGCACTGGCCAAACGCTTCGCCGCGGCGAAAAAGTAGGGCGTAAAGAGAAGGTGTAACGCGATTGGCATCTGGCGGAGGAAATTCCGCCAGATCCGATGAGGCGCCAAAGGAGCAGGGTCCGCCCGGGTATCTTTCACCGGCGTCGGAGCGTTCCGAGCAGCGCGTCGATGATGTCCCGGCCGCGCTCCCTTAAGCCTTTGGGGTCATCCGTATTGGGCAGCATCAGCGCGATCTTACAGATCATGGCATCGACCATGCGCGCGAGAAGCTCAACGTCCTCGAATGCGAGTTCGCCATCGCGCTTGAGTGCCTTGATGCTCGCCATCAACAAGGCCATTGGATAGGTTTCTTCGATTTCCTGGAAGCGCTCATTGCCGAGCACTGCCGAACCCTCCTGAATGACAATGCGTCTATAAGCAGGCTCAAGACAGACATCGAGATAAGCGTCGATCCCGACGAAGAGACGATCCCATATCTTCCGCTGATCCCGCGATTTCTCGTTCACCTTGGCGACGGCTTCTTGCTGCATCGAGATGACGACGGCATCGAACAGAGCCTTCTTGTCTTCGAAGTGATGATAGAAGGCGCCTCTCGTGACCCTTGCCTCGCGCGAGATCGCTTCCACTCCCGCGGCCTGATAGCCCTCACGCGCAAATATATCGCGCCCGGCAGCGAGCAGGGCATTGCGCGTCGCTTCCGTGTATTCCTCGCGTCTCGTCTTGTTCGGCTTGGGATCCCTCATCCGGAAAATCATACAGCTTGACTGGATGTCATCATCATGTTTATTACATACTGAATGTATGTGAAAGACAGGGAGTACACGGAAGGGGATGGGACATGGATGGCGATCTGATGTTCGATCTGGCGCAACGTCTGGCCGTTGCGAAAAGCCGGCAGGATCTGCCGGCTGCACTCAAGCTTTTCGACAAGGAGATCTTGCTGGAAACTCCGGCATTCGGCACGAGGGCCCGCGGCTTGGCCGAGAACGAGGCGGTCCTCGAGAGATTCTTCAAAACGTTTCCCGACTACGACGTGGTCCTTGAAGGCCATGCGAACAATGGCGAGACCCTGATTTGCTGGGGCACCGCCCGGATGACGATGACCGGCGACCGATTTGGCGCCCAGCCCAATGGGAAGCGCGCCGAGATTCCGGTGTTCATCAAATTCTCGTTCAGGAACGACCTGATCGCGAGCGAGCATTTCTTCTTCGATCTCTCCGCCTTGTGCTCGCAATCCGGCATCTCAACGGATGCAGTCAGGCAAAAGCTGTTCGGCGAACCGCTTTCCACAGCGATGTAGCTTTCGTCATCTCGGTTTGAGGATAGGAGGGTGCGGACATGACGCTCGATCATCGCGTGAGATCCGTTGCGGACATCAAGACCGAACTTCTTTTCGACATCGTCGTGGATCTGAACCCGCGCCAGGGCTTTGGCGATGGTCCCTTCGGGCGGCGGGTTTTCTTTGGTGCGGCAGGCGGGTCTTTCGAAGGCCCGAAGCTGCGCGGTGACGTCTTGCCCGGTGGGGGCGACTGGGCGCTGTTTCGTCCAGACGGC from Nitrobacteraceae bacterium AZCC 1564 includes these protein-coding regions:
- a CDS encoding putative ester cyclase (product_source=COG5485; cog=COG5485; pfam=PF07366; superfamily=54427), which produces MDGDLMFDLAQRLAVAKSRQDLPAALKLFDKEILLETPAFGTRARGLAENEAVLERFFKTFPDYDVVLEGHANNGETLICWGTARMTMTGDRFGAQPNGKRAEIPVFIKFSFRNDLIASEHFFFDLSALCSQSGISTDAVRQKLFGEPLSTAM
- a CDS encoding hypothetical protein (product_source=COG5649; cog=COG5649; pfam=PF08818; superfamily=159888); the encoded protein is MIKSESPSKLIDGRIKELGDWRGETLARVRAIIKQADPDVVEEWKWRGVPVWEHDGIICTGETYKAAVKLTFAKGASLDDPSKLFNSSLEGNTRRAIDIHEGEKIDEKALKALIRAAIELNTSARTKKKTAKKKETR
- a CDS encoding hypothetical protein (product_source=COG5649; cog=COG5649; pfam=PF08818; superfamily=159888), whose product is MSKRATKPRSAVETRAVVAKRTSTKRTSKISVKAAKKVSATRTVAKAGKKASKTEAKKTAARKSASKKTAMKKTSRKSAVKSSSPNSTQPVLLSGGNPQIAKGYGDAPVQAYIAAMPGWKRNIGRALDELVVRTVPGVHKAVKWNSPLYGIEGQGWFLSLHCFTHYVKVAFFRGASLRPVPPGASKHKDVRYLDIREDDEIDEAQLRSWVKQASELPGEKM
- a CDS encoding hypothetical protein (product_source=Hypo-rule applied; superfamily=160719; transmembrane_helix_parts=Outside_1_3,TMhelix_4_23,Inside_24_48,TMhelix_49_71,Outside_72_80,TMhelix_81_98,Inside_99_105), whose translation is MLAADLVFLIAVGFVIACNFYFEPRIKSDRVAMQWGRDGKPTWSAPKRLAQWGMVAFMVAVRAVIWAMMTYMPEKVHSPELGLLLFSLIVALSHVFVISKVARAT
- a CDS encoding hypothetical protein (product_source=COG3295; cog=COG3295; superfamily=81342; transmembrane_helix_parts=Inside_1_11,TMhelix_12_29,Outside_30_38,TMhelix_39_61,Inside_62_73), whose protein sequence is MSLWIRQSHRWLSMIFTLTVVANFVARIFGEPPAWITYSPLLPLFLLLFSGLYMFVLPYVGKPRTASAQERAR
- a CDS encoding putative membrane protein (product_source=COG5395; cog=COG5395; pfam=PF10067; transmembrane_helix_parts=Outside_1_9,TMhelix_10_32,Inside_33_44,TMhelix_45_62,Outside_63_71,TMhelix_72_94,Inside_95_105,TMhelix_106_128,Outside_129_134) — encoded protein: MNFAPLLDVVAPIPLHAFTAMAALFLGIIQLIAPKGTLPHRALGWVRIALMLIISVSSLWIHGDGWRLWRNWSPIHILSVFVPLMLLLGAAYAHTHNVRGHQITMISIFAGALVIAGIFTLLPGRIMHKVVFGH
- a CDS encoding DNA-binding transcriptional ArsR family regulator (product_source=COG0640; cath_funfam=1.10.10.10; cog=COG0640; pfam=PF12840; smart=SM00418; superfamily=46785) codes for the protein MSDVQDILFRTLADPTRRAIFERLCHDGEQTVGALTARAGVSQPAVSKHLGVLKQAGLVRDRHEGRQTHYSAQLNALTPLIDWARQLPGFWENKLDGLEDLLARMDQ
- a CDS encoding peptidoglycan/LPS O-acetylase OafA/YrhL (product_source=COG1835; cog=COG1835; pfam=PF01757,PF19040; superfamily=52266; transmembrane_helix_parts=Inside_1_12,TMhelix_13_32,Outside_33_46,TMhelix_47_69,Inside_70_75,TMhelix_76_98,Outside_99_134,TMhelix_135_157,Inside_158_163,TMhelix_164_186,Outside_187_217,TMhelix_218_240,Inside_241_246,TMhelix_247_269,Outside_270_309,TMhelix_310_327,Inside_328_339,TMhelix_340_362,Outside_363_618), with product MHPTSEHRRDIDWLRAIAVITVIGFHFEIPGFRGGFVGVDIFFVISGLLIGRIIQSELAAGTFSFLSFYERRIRRLIPALYVMLVIVALAGGEVLFGSERSDFVRSILGVATFTSNVMFWSQSGYFDRASSEKPLLHTWSLGIEEQFYILLPLVLWLLFRIQSVNIRRACIAALAVCSFLVSQWLLNRDAAGAFFLIQSRAWELLAGVMLTWLPVMRLGWIAHLLRVAGVTLITIAVLSYTPRMAFPGLNALLPVIGAALFLSAGPTSLRARPVELIGQMSYSLYLWHWPIFTLAKLGSVTQTVTAAEKLVLFALLAVAASASYFLIERRFRYAPISQRTVFVGSAATTALLVAVAILGTSSTRTSAQASHSYETQLDSAYVGRCFAQDWTLDKHPECFSFDHRKQVAFLWGDSLAAQYYPGLSGEVPDGTTLLYATGAACFPTFNPIFGQKDYCAPLAKQVRTFLNTASVRLLIISGDWLTYSQEAGIANFVSNLKTTIAQVGVPVVLIGPSVQFRGRLPSILTRAFARTGKLPETHDIILEELATLDRDMKSAFSSVEGVTYISALDTLCPQGNCRLVVGSDVPLVWDHAHLTVEGSKYAGHLLSPPIFSRMVAEP
- a CDS encoding hypothetical protein (product_source=Hypo-rule applied; cath_funfam=2.60.40.10; cleavage_site_network=SignalP-noTM; superfamily=144122), coding for MSRPIIAMAKSFTAKSLLAVLMMSAPLLPSTAAHAERLVQSPLSPRMTGAFISRFAPAEAVTCEERYQSVCARPCTTWAGAQPDFQFSYDICVANCPKPIRGTCR
- a CDS encoding AcrR family transcriptional regulator (product_source=COG1309; cath_funfam=1.10.10.60; cog=COG1309; pfam=PF00440; superfamily=46689,48498), with amino-acid sequence MIFRMRDPKPNKTRREEYTEATRNALLAAGRDIFAREGYQAAGVEAISREARVTRGAFYHHFEDKKALFDAVVISMQQEAVAKVNEKSRDQRKIWDRLFVGIDAYLDVCLEPAYRRIVIQEGSAVLGNERFQEIEETYPMALLMASIKALKRDGELAFEDVELLARMVDAMICKIALMLPNTDDPKGLRERGRDIIDALLGTLRRR
- a CDS encoding lipid-A-disaccharide synthase-like uncharacterized protein (product_source=COG3952; cog=COG3952; pfam=PF07578; smart=SM01259; superfamily=81648; transmembrane_helix_parts=Outside_1_19,TMhelix_20_37,Inside_38_48,TMhelix_49_71,Outside_72_74,TMhelix_75_94,Inside_95_99) codes for the protein MLQDINNFIYETFVAKFDLWVIVGLGAQLMFTGRFLVQWISSERAGKSVIPLAFWFFSVAGGALTMIYGIAKREPVIIFGQFLAMLIYLRNLVLIFKNR
- a CDS encoding hypothetical protein (product_source=Hypo-rule applied; superfamily=81442; transmembrane_helix_parts=Inside_1_24,TMhelix_25_47,Outside_48_71,TMhelix_72_94,Inside_95_123), whose product is MSSYKIPDLPPKINGLLVMTKRSVLWLTFFGLTMALFSGWSLYEWYVSGQLFAASRFEPSVWISYSDAPDVFVYLAYMHIVSFVFFTIGSVYFVRLLLMHRYIDPEAEPLPPSNEDKLAPHSD
- a CDS encoding 4-hydroxy-2-oxoheptanedioate aldolase (product_source=KO:K02510; cath_funfam=3.20.20.60; cog=COG3836; ko=KO:K02510; pfam=PF03328; superfamily=51621), giving the protein MEMPRNRFKAAIKQGKLQIGLWNSLCSPFATDVIGDSGFDWILLDTEHAPNEIPNVMAQLQALTTSTATPIVRPAWNDTVLLKRVLDIGAQAVLVPFVQNADEARRAVAACHYPPSGVRGVTGSGRASRFGRVKDYLKQANDEICVLVQVETREAIGHLEEIAAVPGIDGIFVGPADLAASMGHIGNSAHPDVQAAIEEVVKRLKKVGKPAGILTPNEAEADRYIEWGYTFVAVGSDLGLLSKNADALAKRFAAAKK
- a CDS encoding uncharacterized protein YndB with AHSA1/START domain (product_source=COG3832; cath_funfam=3.30.530.20; cog=COG3832; pfam=PF08327; superfamily=55961), which gives rise to MNTATETLSVVVERDIPHAPEKIWRALTQPHLISEWLMKNDFAPVVGHRFNLSMDPQPAMPIVLDCEVLAIEPHKTLSYTWDFANENPAFALKSVVTFTLTPTEKGTHLRVEQAGFRPDQKQAYGGARFGWQKYLANLEEVSAQAD